A segment of the Candidatus Atribacteria bacterium genome:
ATATTGTAATTACTCACTCTAGCTTTGTAGGTATTAACCAATATCAAACAGCCAAGGCTGCAGTAGTGGCTATCCCGGTTTTAAAACCCAATGGTAAATTAATTATGATAGCAAATAACAATGATGAGGATTTGATTGGCAGCGATAAATATAAAGCAGTTTTACATCTATTAAAAATAATAGGAGCAAAACAATTTAATCGTTTAATTTTATCACCTGATTGGACTTTTATTCCTGATCAATGGCAAGTGCAAATGTGGACTCGCTTGTTTTCTAAAATTCCCCCGGAAAATTTTATTTATTACAGCCCTCGACTTTCTTTTAATGATTATAAAATTATTCCTGGCGTTGATGGAAATATATTTCTTCCCAAAACTGAAAGATACAAATGTAATTTGAAGAACGCTGCTCAAGTCATTGAAAAAGCGGTAGAAGCAGCCATATCTGAATTAAAAAGCAATCTACAAGAAAAAATAAAAATTGCCTATTTAGCAGATGGTCCCTATGGAGTACCGGTAAAAAAGACAGTGTAAAATTTACTGGGGTATTTTAGAAGTCTTGCTATATTATTGGTACGGATTTATACGGATTTATCCAACTCCCGTTTCTATAGGCAACGTACTATTTTTATCTATGATATTTAGCTTGATTTTTGATCTAATTTTTTTAAATCTTCTATTTCTAATGTATCTTCCAGATCATCCAATTCCTTTAATTCATCCGATCCTACATTATTACCTATAGAATCTTTATCTTTTTTCATTGCACTTTTCTCCCTTCTATTTCTTAAAGATTTTCATATTTTGTTTTATTTTTTATCTTTTCTACTGAGAAAAGACATATTTTGTATCATTATAATACTTTTTTTATCGTAGTCCAAAATTTTATTCAGATATTCTAAAAAATATTAAAAGAAAAAATTTTTTCACTAAAGAAAACTACTCCCAAAATATTGACACAGAAAAAAATATACTGAAACTTGATTGATATGCGAGTAATAGTTATTATTATAGAGTATAATGGAAAGAAGTATTGGGGTAGATCCAAAAGTAAAATCAACAGAGAAGGAGAGTAATGTATTATGGAATTTCAGGAATTGATCGAACGAAGATATAGCGTACGAGCGTATAAAACGGATGATGTACCATCCCATATAATCAATAAGGTTTTAGAGGCGGCAAGACTGGCTCCGACAGCAGCCAACAGACAAAGTTTTAAACTTTTTGTCATCCAAACTGCAGGCTTTAAAGATGAATTAAAAAAAATATACCGCCAGGAATGGTTTGCTCAGGCTCCTTATGTCATAGGAATATGCGGGATCCCGGAAGGAAATTGGGTTCGCCGGGATGGAAGGAATTATGTCGATGTCGATTCGGCTATTGTAATGGATCATATCATTCTTTCTGCAACGGATTTGGGGCTTGGCACTTGTTGGGTAGGAGCCTTTGATCCGAATGCAGCACGAAAATTCCTTGATCTCCCTCAAGACATGGAACCCATTGCTTTTACACCGATAGGCTATCCGGCAGATAATCCAGGAATAAGAAAACGCAAATCCCTTAATGAATTGGTTCTTTATATAAGATAGAGATTTATTTCTCGTAAACAGGGGAGGGTCTATAGTAATATCGATGAGATCAGACCTTATTCTGCAGTGACTACGGTTATTTAAAAAATGAAAAAAGGGAAGCAAAGATTTAGATAAATTGATATAAAGAAAAAGCAGAATAAGAGAAGAATTTGTATTACCTCGAGCTCAGGTTGGTTATTATTCAACCTGCTTTTTTATTAGTGCCGCGGTGCTTTCCATTTTTACCTGCGGCATTGTAGATAGTCTGGGACCAAAAAAGAATATACTTCTGGGAATTGAATATCTAGGCGGTATATTAATCCTTCATGGACTATTTCCTTCCTATGACCTTCTTTTATTGATGGCTTTTGTGGCCGGACTGGGTTTTAGTATCATATCACCTTCTGTCACGAAAGAAGTCATGATTGCTACGCCTTAAGAAAAGCGGACCTTTTCCATGGGTGTTGCTCAGACAGGTTTTGGCTTGGGTGGTATCATGGGAACAAGTTTCTTGCCATTTCTGGGAAAAAACCTGGGCTGGCGGATAGCGGTTCAGTTTGCCGCAGTTTTTATATTGTTAACCGTTTTGTCTTATCATTTCTTTTTGGATTTTTGGTACTGGGTTGGTCGGGAGTGTACTTGGCTTCAGTTGGTGAAGTCGCCGGTGGCAAACAAGCTGGAATTGCAACCGGGTTAGTTTTACTCTTTGTAGGGAAAATCAAATTTATTAGCCACTGACTCATTATATACGTTATAATAAGTTAATACATTTTAGTATTTTAAGAAAGCTAATAGCTAAAATAAATAATAATTTATTAAAAAATAGGAGGGATTTTAATGAGCAGGAAATTTATTTTGATATTAATAATGTTGTTCTTTTTCTTTTGTTGTGTGTTGGAGGGAGTTGCCATTCAGGCTGAACCTTCACTGGTTTCTTTCTCTTCCGGTGCCTTAATTGTGGAAAAGTCAGCCGAATACAGTAAGCAATGGGGGAATATCTGGATAATCGATGAAAATCCTGAAACCGGTTGGTGTTCTCCCCAAGGGCAAATTGCCGACAATACCCTGGTCATTGAGCTTACCGAGGAAACTGTCTTTGACAGTCTGGAGTTTGATACGGCCTATGTAGATACAGCAAACAGTGCTGCCAAAGATATTGTAGTAGCACTTTCTAATGATGGTCCTATAGAAGGTTTTCAGAAGATTGCCCATGTGTCTCTTGTAGATCAACAAGACAATCAGCTTTTCCCGGTCGATGTCAGTATATCGGGTAAATGGTTGAAGCTGACCATTTTGAATAACCACGGTTCTGACGAATATACCGAACTGATGGAATTTCGCGCCTATGGAAAACAATTGACCAATACTCCGCTACCCGATGTGTCTGGAACTTATGAGACGAATTATAATGATTTTCATCTTCGCCAGCAGGGAACCTCGGTGACGGGGTGCTATGAATACGATGAAGGTATTTTAAACGGAGGAATTGAAGGACGTATCATGAAATTTACCTGGAAAGAAACAGGCCAGCAGGGCTCGGCCGTTATGGTTTTTTCCTCCGATGGAGAAAAGTTCTTCGGCCTTTGGTGGTATGAGGGTCGAGAAGATATACAGGGTGATGTATGGGATGGTACTAAGAAGTCCCAAGAAGTAGGTGGCTGCCCCCATTGGGGTGGTGGCGTGCAGGAGCAAATGACGGCAGAGCTTCTGGAATACGGGAGAGTCAGGATTTACGGAATTAACTTCGATTATGATTCGGATGTTATTCGGGATGAATCCAAACCCACATTAGGTAAAATTGTGGCTATGCTTAATTCCGAGCAGATCATGAAATTGATAATTGAGGGACATACTGATTCAGACGGTTCGGAAGAGCACAATCTTCTTCTTTCTCAAAAACGTGCCGAATCAGTCAAATCTTATCTGGTATCCGCAGGTATCGATTCTGCCCGGCTTTTTACCAAAGGATATGGCGAGTCGATGCCGGTCACACCTAATACGACGGCTATCGGAAAGGCTCAGAACCGGCGGGTGGAGTTAGTCGTCAAAGAGTAAGCCAGCCTTGAAAGCCCTCTTTTAACGGAGGTAGTTTTTTGGTACAATGTATTTTATAATAATATGATCATAAAAGAGATCCAACCCAAAACGATTCTATCCATATCAAAAGTTTATCCATACGTTATTAATCCTTACATAGGCTGCCAGCATAATTGTTCATACTGCTATGCTCGTTTTATGAAAAGATTCAGCGGTCATCGTGAACCCTGGGGACAATTTGTTGACCTAAAGGTCAATGCGCCTGAATTACTAAAAAAAGCAATCATCAGGAAAAAGCCGGGAAAAGTCTGGATAAGTGGCGTATGTGATCCCTACCAGCCGCTGGAGGCAAAATATAAACTTACCTGTCAGTGTTTAGCAATACTTGCAGAAAATAATTGGCCGGTCGTAGTCCAAACAAAATCGCCCCTGATCTTACGGGATATGGATATCCTAAAAAAGGGGAGTGATTTTGAGGTGGGTTTTAGTATAGGAACAGCCGATGATAGGTTTAGGAAAATATTTGAGCCCGCTGCTCCGGCCATAAAGGATAGGGTAATGGCGCTTGATGAATTACACCGGGCTGGCCTGCGGACTTATGCCATGATCGCACCGATACTTCCGGGGGCAGAAGATCTGGCGGAAGTCCTGGCAGGAAAAGTTGACTATGTGATCATCGATCGAATGAACTATCGATATGCCGACTGGGTTTACCGAAAATATGGCCTGAAGGACAAAATGACGGATGATTTTTTTGCTTGCACAAGCCGAAAACTTTCCCTGGCATTCAATCAATGGGGAATTCATTGTTAGGGGATAATCTTATACCGGATGATTGATACAAAAATAAAAACCTCCTGATTGAAGATCAAGAGGTTTTTATTTTTAAGGCTGCATGACAACGTATAAGTTTTAATATGAATTATCACTGGGTCAATAGTTGAATGATCTCCTGGTATCCTTTCTGTTTTACCATATCTAAGGCAGTCTTGCCGGTTTTATCTTTTAAGGTCGGATCGGCACCGTATTCCAGGAAGAGCTTTACCAATGCTACATTTCCTTTATAGGCGGCCTGCATAAGGGGCGTTGTTCCGTTCTTGGTGGAGAGATTGGCGTCGGCATCT
Coding sequences within it:
- a CDS encoding nitroreductase codes for the protein MEFQELIERRYSVRAYKTDDVPSHIINKVLEAARLAPTAANRQSFKLFVIQTAGFKDELKKIYRQEWFAQAPYVIGICGIPEGNWVRRDGRNYVDVDSAIVMDHIILSATDLGLGTCWVGAFDPNAARKFLDLPQDMEPIAFTPIGYPADNPGIRKRKSLNELVLYIR
- a CDS encoding radical SAM protein, with translation MIIKEIQPKTILSISKVYPYVINPYIGCQHNCSYCYARFMKRFSGHREPWGQFVDLKVNAPELLKKAIIRKKPGKVWISGVCDPYQPLEAKYKLTCQCLAILAENNWPVVVQTKSPLILRDMDILKKGSDFEVGFSIGTADDRFRKIFEPAAPAIKDRVMALDELHRAGLRTYAMIAPILPGAEDLAEVLAGKVDYVIIDRMNYRYADWVYRKYGLKDKMTDDFFACTSRKLSLAFNQWGIHC